A segment of the Echinicola strongylocentroti genome:
CTTTATCGCTAATAAAGGTGATTTTTGCCTTTCCATCTACTGTCCCAAAATCCGGGTCCTCCAAAGCTCGGATAAAGGCGTTCCGGTGAATGTTTCGATCGGTGAGTTGTTGCAAATATTATATTGTGATAATGGCCTGGGGATTTGTTTCATAACAGTGCATAACGGTTTTGGTTTTGTTTTATTATAAATTGATTTGAAATGCGGTATTATGAACTAATTCAATCCCAAAATAATCAATTATGAAAAAGAGTTATGGAAATTTAAAGGGTTTAGCGATCCTAGTATTATCGATAATACTTATCACATCTTGTAAGGAGGACATGGAGCTGGCCAAACCAACTGCAGGCTTCACTACGGCCACGAATGAACTGGTGGCCACATTTACCAACGCATCAGAAAATGTCGCTTCCTATTCTTGGAATTTTGGTGATGGCAATACCTCTACCGAGGAGAATCCAAGTCATACTTACGAGGCGGCAGGTATATATACTGTCGTACTGACGGCCAAAGGAGCCAACGGAAAAATAATAGAAGCCAATAAGGATATCACAATCATCGAAAACCTAAAAGCGGATTATGATTTTGAAAGTGAATATTTGACCGTAACCTTTACCAACGCATCCGAAAATTCGGTTTCTTATTTGTGGGATTTTGGGGATGGCAACACCTCCACGGACGAGAACCCAACTCATGTTTTTGAGACGGCGGGGACCTATGAGGTGGTTTTGTTCAGTACTGCCCAAGGAGGGACAACAGTCCAAGCGACTAAGGAAGTAACCGTTGTAGGGCCTCCAATGGCGAATTATACGTTTGAAGATGAAGGCCTGACGCTAAACTTCACCAATACATCTGAAAACGTAGCGACTTACGCATGGGATTTTGGTGACGGCGCTACCTCGACGGAAGAGAGTCCAAGCCATACCTATGCAGCTGCCGGAACCTACACGGTGGTATTGACAGCTACTGATGAGGAGGGAGTGGTAGTGATGAGCAGCCAGGAAATCACCGTAGAAGTGCCAATCGATACTTCGCTGTATTCCATTGTGGTAGTTACAGATGACTCCCTTGACGATGCCCAGATTGAGTGGTTACGGGAAAAAGGCTTTAATGTCAGCACGTATTATAACAGCGGCTTCAGTACTGCCCCTCAAGAGGATATTGATATGCTGAATGCAGCAGACTTGATCATCATTGGACGGAGTGGTGGCTCAGGGGACTTTGACGGGGACGAAAAAACAGCTTGGAATGCTTTGACTACGCCCCTGATACTGAACTCCCAATGGACGGCCAGAAATAACCGGCTGAACTGGTTTGATAATAACGGAAATCCTGCAGCTTTCAACCCAACTGGAGGAGAGATCGTGACTGCCCAAGTCTTTGAGACAGATGATGAAGTTTTTGATGACGTGACCATAGAGGATGATAATGCTCTTTCATGGATCACTCCTCCTGCCAATTTACTTTATGTAAATACAGCGTCCAATGGGCAAGTAATGGCCACGACTGCGCCGGGCAGTGGAGGTAATGAAGAAGGCGGAGCAATGTTATTTGTCCGCTTTGCAGCCGGCATGGAGTTTTATTCAGGTGCTGGGGAATCACCCGCAGGACCTAGGACTTACTTTGGCTTTGGTGCTGATGAAGGTGGAGTAGCCTACTATTGGCAGCTTACAGATGAAGCCAAGTCGGTGTACTTTGAGGAAATCCTCAGGTTGGTTTTGATGTAAGCCAAGCAGAATACTGCTATCAGCCTAACGGTAGGCAATCATATAAACTGGAAACCAGCTGCAAAAAATTAATTACGCAGCTGGTTTTTTTATTTCTAAAAAAACTTAGCGCCTTTGTGGCCTACCATTCATCCCAGAATATTATAACAGTGAAGATACCACTGAGCTGACCCGGTGAGTCAACCCTATTGTGCCCTATGTATCTATGTTGTCAATACCAAGTCAAGCCCAAAA
Coding sequences within it:
- a CDS encoding PKD domain-containing protein is translated as MKKSYGNLKGLAILVLSIILITSCKEDMELAKPTAGFTTATNELVATFTNASENVASYSWNFGDGNTSTEENPSHTYEAAGIYTVVLTAKGANGKIIEANKDITIIENLKADYDFESEYLTVTFTNASENSVSYLWDFGDGNTSTDENPTHVFETAGTYEVVLFSTAQGGTTVQATKEVTVVGPPMANYTFEDEGLTLNFTNTSENVATYAWDFGDGATSTEESPSHTYAAAGTYTVVLTATDEEGVVVMSSQEITVEVPIDTSLYSIVVVTDDSLDDAQIEWLREKGFNVSTYYNSGFSTAPQEDIDMLNAADLIIIGRSGGSGDFDGDEKTAWNALTTPLILNSQWTARNNRLNWFDNNGNPAAFNPTGGEIVTAQVFETDDEVFDDVTIEDDNALSWITPPANLLYVNTASNGQVMATTAPGSGGNEEGGAMLFVRFAAGMEFYSGAGESPAGPRTYFGFGADEGGVAYYWQLTDEAKSVYFEEILRLVLM